In the Quercus lobata isolate SW786 chromosome 5, ValleyOak3.0 Primary Assembly, whole genome shotgun sequence genome, one interval contains:
- the LOC115991187 gene encoding uncharacterized protein LOC115991187 encodes MTVIDINLYYGGELCNDDENEGLPFKGRGIKCYYIQIHRRLKTLNDLKRIIMEELRVNPVLHDIKITFRSPHEILHQHINYRYMVIEEDKHVKIMFDRMEKMAQINAIELYISAEPRAEVGGEEMQQTTTNLQFILPDDRSTTLGGYTPPCEETPTPIEKEGGHRYQDKFCKPRDESFTHLEEEDEEDVNQSANNGEDLDGRDEYEETIERDDFDEDVDDHEIAVNLNADDIFDCDENDANDDIGVQHITNTIPAYTPPAPSFYANTWKNIVDPSNIEIPFASTWQEGMNFGKGLIFANKEAVKRALTIYSAKENKQFLISRSTKVKLCAKCVDKSCKWYVGAFMKPKLHGLWVVTVYVGPHTCISLGLPKDGRMIDSNFVASELLPILLKKHTTTVHDLRTNMSMKFGHELSYSKVWDAKQKAIAKIFGDWEKSYQKLQKLLLAYIDQDPGTRFFYHTTPGSVAGTSLLHYVFWAFAPCIDGFKYCKPVISIDGTHLYGKYQGKLLIAMTTDANNKVFPLAFAVVDIESGSSWGWFLECLRETIGDVIPDEGICIISDQHEGIKNAIAAWPRDENGKLRVFHRYCLRHVTSNFNTHFQDPILKSLALKAGYAIQEAKFNNIMDSIKNAEIEAIKKELTIGVNGGDPKPYKPHTYLMSEPVDMWTQSHDGGKRYGAMTTNISECFNGVLEGARGLPIAAMVEFTWSKLVAYFHDRHKDITHDLLEGKRWSKYAMSIYDTNKLKAAQHHVREFDNQDDIYQVFISYSDHSIGGGHNYEIRLMDRTCGCGEWQNMKIPCSHVIKVCELLHIDPTKYIDPCYSLANAIKSYSYGFTVPKSESLWRDADGLMWVPNPGLLRDKGRPVKSRIRNEMDGVKRKLGSRREESDLRENQPKQRCGLCHEEGHNRRKCPDSCSASTSSHVPN; translated from the coding sequence ATGACTGTAATTGATATAAATCTGTACTACGGTGGAGAGCTTTGCAATGATGATGAGAATGAGGGATTGCCATTTAAAGGGCGGGGTATCAAGTGCTATTATATTCAGATACATCGTAGGTTGAAGACTTTGAATGATTTGAAGAGGATAATTATGGAAGAACTGCGTGTGAACCCTGTTTTGCATgacattaaaattacttttcgTTCTCCACATGAAATCCTCCATCAACACATTAATTACAGGTATATGGTGATAGAAGAAGACAAACATGTGAAGATCATGTTTGATAGGATGGAGAAAATGGCCCAAATAAATGCTATTGAGTTGTACATAAGTGCAGAGCCACGTGCAGAAGTTGGCGGTGAAGAAATGCAACAAACAACTACAAATCTACAGTTTATACTCCCAGATGATCGAAGCACCACATTGGGAGGCTATACACCCCCATGTGAAGAGACACCAACACCGATTGAGAAGGAAGGCGGCCATAGATATCAAGATAAATTTTGTAAACCTCGAGATGAATCTTTTACACATTTAgaggaggaagatgaagaagatgttAATCAAAGTGCCAATAATGGTGAAGATCTTGATGGTAGAGATGAGTATGAAGAGACGATTGAGCGAGATGACTTTGACGAAGATGTTGATGACCATGAAATTGCTGTCAATCTTAATGCTGATGATATATTTGATTGTGATGAAAATGATGCTAACGATGATATTGGTGTCCAGCATATTACAAACACTATCCCTGCTTACACACCTCCTGCCCCATCATTCTATGCAAATACTTGGAAAAATATAGTTGATCCTTCAAATATTGAGATACCATTTGCTTCTACTTGGCAAGAGGGGATGAATTTTGGTAAAGGATTGATTTTTGCCAACAAAGAGGCGGTAAAGCGCGCATTAACAATTTACTCTGCTAaggaaaacaaacaatttttaatCAGTAGGTCCACCAAGGTGAAACTGTGTGCGAAATGCGTGGATAAGTCATGCAAATGGTACGTTGGGGCATTCATGAAGCCTAAACTTCATGGACTATGGGTGGTCACAGTTTATGTGGGTCCTCACACTTGTATATCCCTTGGGTTACCAAAAGATGGTAGAATGattgattctaattttgttgcatCAGAACTTCTTCCGATTTTACTCAAGAAACACACTACCACAGTTCATGATCTCAGAACTAACATGAGCATGAAGTTTGGCCATGAGCTTTCTTACTCTAAGGTatgggatgcaaaacaaaaggctaTTGCAAAGATATTTGGGGATTGGGAAAAGTCTTACCAAAAGTTGCAAAAGTTGTTATTGGCATACATTGATCAGGACCCGGGTACCCGATTTTTCTATCATACTACACCTGGGAGCGTGGCAGGTACTAGTTTATTGCACTATGTATTTTGGGCTTTCGCTCCATGCATTGATGGATTCAAATATTGCAAGCCTGTGATCAGTATTGATGGGACCCATTTGTATGGTAAATATCAAGGAAAGTTGTTAATTGCAATGACAACTGATGCTAATAACAAGGTATTTCCTCTTGCCTTTGCCGTTGTGGATATTGAATCAGGGTCCagttgggggtggtttttaGAATGCCTTAGGGAGACGATAGGGGATGTGATACCTGATGAGGGCATTTGCATTATTTCTGACCAACATGAGGGTATCAAAAACGCCATTGCAGCCTGGCCCAGGGATGAAAATGGAAAATTAAGAGTATTTCACCGATATTGCCTTAGACATGTCACTAGTAACTTTAACACACATTTTCAGGACCCGATTCTAAAGTCATTGGCCTTGAAAGCGGGATATGCTATTCAGGAAGCAAAATTCAATAACATAATGGACTCAATTAAGAATGCTGAGATTGAAGCCATTAAGAAGGAGTTGACCATTGGCGTTAATGGAGGCGATCCCAAACCTTATAAGCCACACACATATCTAATGAGTGAGCCTGTGGACATGTGGACccagtcacatgatggtggAAAACGTTatggggcaatgacaaccaatataTCTGAGTGCTTCAATGGGGTTCTAGAAGGTGCACGTGGTTTGCCCATAGCAGCAATGGTTGAGTTCACTTGGTCTAAACTTGTCGCATATTTCCATGATCGGCACAAAGATATTACTCATGATCTCTTGGAGGGTAAGAGGTGGAGTAAATATGCCATGTCCATTTATGACACAAATAAGCTCAAAGCTGCACAACATCATGTGAGGGAATTTGACAATCAGGATGATATATATCAAGTATTTATATCATACAGTGACCATAGCATTGGAGGGGGACACAATTATGAAATTCGGTTAATGGATAGAACATGTGGGTGTGGGGAATGGCAAAACATGaagatcccttgttcacatGTAATTAAAGTCTGTGAGTTGCTACACATTGATCCGACTAAATATATTGACCCATGCTATAGTTTGGCGAATGCCATTAAAAGCTATTCCTATGGATTTACGGTGCCTAAGTCAGAGTCATTATGGAGGGATGCTGACGGCTTAATGTGGGTGCCTAACCCAGGATTGTTGCGGGACAAAGGTCGACCAGTGAAgtcaagaataaggaatgagATGGATGGGGTCAAGCGAAAATTGGGAAGCCGGAGGGAGGAGTCGGATTTGAGGGAAAATCAACCCAAACAGAGATGTGGATTGTGTCATGAAGAAGGGCATAATCGTAGAAAATGTCCGGATTCCTGTAGCGCTTCGACAAGTAGTCATGTTCCAAACTAG